The Mycolicibacterium insubricum DNA segment AGCGTGATCGCGGTGGCCATCACGTCGTCGATCATGGCCGGGGTGAGGCGCCCGGTGAACATGTTCTGCTGGCTGGGGTGGTAGCAGCCGAGCAGCTTCACGCCGTCGAGATCGGCGACGGCCCCGTGGCCGAATTTCGGTTTGGGCCCGTCGAGCCGATCGGCGAGCATGTGCAGCGCGACCTGCCAGGCGAAGCCGCCCAGGGCGATCACCACGCGGACGTCGTCGGCGATCAGCCGCCACTCCGCAGCCAGCCACGGATCGCAGGTGTGACGCTCGTCGGGCGTCGGCGCATTGGCCGGCGGAGCGCAGCGCACCGGTGAGCCGATCCGGACGCCCGTCGCCGTCAACCCGTCGGCGGCATCGAGGCTCTCCGGGGCGCTGACCAGCCCGGCCCGATGCAGCGCCGCGAACAGCTGGTCCCCGGAGCGGTCGCCGGTGAAGATCCGGCCGGTGCGGTTCGCGCCGTGCGCCGCGGGCGCCAGGCCGACGATGAAGATGCCGGGGTGCTCGTCGCCCCAACCCGGCACCGGGCGACCCCAGTACGGCTGACCGGCGAACGCCCGGCGCTTGTCGACGGCGACCTGCTCGCGCCAGGCGACCAGCCGCGGGCAGGCGCGGCACACGCTGATCTCGGCGTCCAGTTCGGCCAGGGTCGATGCCTTGCGGGCCCGTCGTGCCACCGCGGCCTTGGTGGTGGTGACCGGGGTGGTCACGTCCGCCGGGTCGCCGGGCCAGCCGGCACCGGGCGGCACCGGCGAGGCGAAGAGCTCTTCGGTCCGCGGGTGCGGCAGCAACCGGGGCTGTGCCTCCGTCAGGGGCTGTGGGTCCATCACGGTTGATTGTGCGCCCGTGCTCTGGGCGGGAAAACGGCTGGCCCCGGGTGATCGCGGCGGCTTAGCCTTCTCCTGCCATGAAACGCACCCGACGTCCGCTGCTGCTGTTGCTGTTCGCCACCCTGGCCGCCGGCGCCGGCAACGGCGTGACGATCGTCGCCTTCCCGTGGCTTGCCTTGCAGCGCAACGGTTCCGCAGCCGACGCCGCCGTGGTGGCGATGGCCGGAACGGTACCGCTGCTGGCGTCGACGCTGCTGGCCGGCGCCGCGGTGGACTACCTGGGCCGGCGACGGGTGTCGATACTTTCCGATGCGTTGTCCGGCCTGTCGGTGGCGATGGTTCCGCTGCTGGCTCTGCTGCTCGGCGATGGCGCGATCAACGTGGTGTCGCTGTCGGCCCTGGCCGCCCTGGGCGCGGTCTTCGATCCGGCCGGAATGACGGCGCGGATATCGATGGTGCCCGAGGCCGCCGAGCAGGCCGGCTGGTCGCTGGACCACGCCAACAGCGGCTATCAGGCGGCGTTCAACCTCGCCTATATCGTCGGGCCCGGTATCGGTGGGCTTCTGATCGCCACGCTCGGCGGGGTGCAGACCATGTGGGTGACCGCGGTGCTGTTCGCGGCGGCGATGCTGGCCGTCGCGGCGATCCGGCTGGCCGGGGCGGGCCTCCCCGACCGGGCGAAGCTGCCCGACCGGCTGTGGCCGGGGATCGTCGAGGGGCTGCGGTTCGTCTGGCACAGCCGGGTACTGCGCACGCTGGCCGCGAT contains these protein-coding regions:
- a CDS encoding MFS transporter — encoded protein: MKRTRRPLLLLLFATLAAGAGNGVTIVAFPWLALQRNGSAADAAVVAMAGTVPLLASTLLAGAAVDYLGRRRVSILSDALSGLSVAMVPLLALLLGDGAINVVSLSALAALGAVFDPAGMTARISMVPEAAEQAGWSLDHANSGYQAAFNLAYIVGPGIGGLLIATLGGVQTMWVTAVLFAAAMLAVAAIRLAGAGLPDRAKLPDRLWPGIVEGLRFVWHSRVLRTLAAIDLIVNGLYVPIESVLFPKYFTDRDEPRQLGWVLMALAAGGLVGALGYAVTSRYLARRSTLIVATLTLGATTAVIAFLPPLPLILALSLLVGLVYGPIGPIYNYVMQTRAPAQLRGRVVGVMGSLAYAAGPVGLIVAGPLADAAGLTVTFLALAVPMLVVGLVSVVLPQLRELDSPAPDGP
- a CDS encoding uracil-DNA glycosylase; the encoded protein is MDPQPLTEAQPRLLPHPRTEELFASPVPPGAGWPGDPADVTTPVTTTKAAVARRARKASTLAELDAEISVCRACPRLVAWREQVAVDKRRAFAGQPYWGRPVPGWGDEHPGIFIVGLAPAAHGANRTGRIFTGDRSGDQLFAALHRAGLVSAPESLDAADGLTATGVRIGSPVRCAPPANAPTPDERHTCDPWLAAEWRLIADDVRVVIALGGFAWQVALHMLADRLDGPKPKFGHGAVADLDGVKLLGCYHPSQQNMFTGRLTPAMIDDVMATAITLAG